Proteins encoded within one genomic window of Fragaria vesca subsp. vesca linkage group LG1, FraVesHawaii_1.0, whole genome shotgun sequence:
- the LOC101300677 gene encoding ABC transporter G family member 11-like, which yields MESSSSPANFPRWAPSPSPSRLLLSPPVEDAKISKSTSAAHDSAENGISLSCSSMERIFPFSIGLKSTTATSTAYASAVEKSLEAENAYVQRITGATHVELGSKENGISLTWEDLWVGVRNGKSGQKMILQGITGFAQPGEVLAIMGPSGCGKSTLLDALAGRLNSSTQQRGKILINGRKEKLAFGTSAYVTQDDTLMTTLTVREVVYYSAQLQLPNSMSKAAKKERAETTIREMGLQDSMDTRIGGWSRKGLSGGQKRRVSICLEILTRPQLLFLDEPTSGLDSAASYHVMNHIIKLAHHDGTTVVASIHQPSSEVFELFQNLCLLSSGSTVYFGPASQAEQFFASNGFPCPTLRNPSDHYLRTINKDFDVDIEQGHEGKSNTEEAINILIGSYKSSSTLKQVLHNVTEIHQQKGGALVKGSQANFITQCLVLTKRSFVNMYRDLGYYWLRLAIYIALCLCVGTIFHHIGSNYGSIQARASMLMFVSGFLTFMSIGGFPSFVEDMKIFERERLNGHYGAAAFVVGNTFSSIPYLLMISSIPGAIAYYLVGLRNSFEHFVYFALVLFVCLILVESLMMIVASIVPDFLMGIITGAGIQGVMMLNGGFFRKPDDLPEAFWKYPMYHIGFPKYSNQGYYKNAFIGLTFPNDLGGGIITGEDILKNIWQVELGYSKWVDLAILFGMVIVYRLMFLGIIKFCEKVVPMIKALLAGLAKPNNAQISEITNPPSQTLM from the exons ATGGAGTCTTCGTCTTCTCCAGCCAACTTTCCAAGATGGGCACCAAGTCCAAGCCCCTCAAGATTGTTACTATCACCACCTGTGGAAGACGCCAAGATCAGCAAGTCGACTAGTGCTGCTCATGATTCTGCAGAAAATGGCATATCCTTGTCATGTTCTAGCATGGAGAGGATTTTCCCATTTAGCATTGGATTAAAAAGCACAACTGCTACTAGTACTGCTTATGCTTCTGCGGTTGAAAAGTCACTAGAAGCTGAAAATGCTTATGTCCAAAGGATCACTGGTGCTACTCATGTTGAGCTTGGGTCAAAAGAGAATGGTATTTCATTGACATGGGAGGACTTGTGGGTCGGAGTACGTAATGGGAAAAGTGGGCAGAAGATGATTTTGCAGGGGATTACTGGGTTTGCTCAGCCTGGTGAGGTTTTGGCTATTATGGGTCCTTCTGGCTGTGGCAAATCTACCCTTTTGGATGCTTTAGCAG GAAGGCTAAATTCAAGCACACAGCAGAGGGGGAAGATCCTAATAAATGGCCGCAAAGAAAAACTTGCTTTCGGAACCTCG GCATATGTGACACAAGATGACACACTAATGACAACCTTAACAGTAAGGGAAGTTGTGTATTACTCGGCACAGCTCCAACTTCCCAACTCCATGTCGAAAGCAGCAAAGAAGGAAAGAGCAGAGACGACGATAAGGGAGATGGGCCTGCAAGACTCCATGGACACAAGAATTGGAGGTTGGAGCAGAAAAGGTCTTAGTGGTGGACAAAAGAGGAGAGTTAGTATCTGCCTTGAAATCTTGACTCGTCCTCAGCTTCTATTCCTTGATGAGCCTACTAGTGGACTAGACAGTGCAGCATCTTACCATGTTATGAACCACATTATTAAACTGGCGCACCACGATGGAACAACGGTTGTTGCATCGATTCATCAACCCAGCAGTGAAGTTTTTGAGCTTTTCCAAAATCTTTGCCTTCTCTCATCTGGTAGTACAGTTTATTTTGGCCCTGCTTCACAGGCAGAACAG TTTTTTGCTTCAAATGGTTTCCCATGTCCAACTCTGAGAAACCCTTCAGATCACTACCTTAGAACTATTAACAAGGACTTTGATGTT GACATTGAACAAGGGCATGAGGGAAAATCTAACACCGAGGAAGCAATCAACATTCTAATAGGATCATACAAGTCTTCAAGTACTTTGAAGCAAGTTCTTCACAATGTAACTGAGATTCACCAACAG AAAGGTGGAGCTCTAGTGAAGGGAAGCCAGGCAAACTTCATAACTCAATGCCTGGTTCTGACAAAGAGATCATTTGTCAACATGTATCGCGATCTAGGCTACTACTGGCTTCGTCTTGCAATTTACATTGCGTTGTGCTTATGTGTAGGGACTATTTTTCATCACATTGGCTCCAACTATGGCTCAATACAG GCTAGAGCATCAATGCTCATGTTTGTTTCAGGATTTTTGACTTTCATGTCAATAGGTGGTTTCCCTTCTTTCGTAGAAGACATGAAG ATTTTCGAGCGTGAAAGGTTAAACGGGCACTATGGCGCTGCTGCATTTGTTGTTGGAAACACATTTTCCTCCATTCCATACTTACTAATGATCTCTTCAATTCCTGGAGCAATAGCCTATTACCTTGTTGGCCTTCGGAACAGCTTTGAGCACTTTGTCTATTTTGCATTGGTTCTGTTTGTGTGTCTGATATTGGTTGAGAGCCTAATGATGATTGTAGCAAGCATTGTACCAGATTTCCTCATGGGGATCATCACAGGAGCTGGGATTCAAGGTGTGATGATGTTGAATGGAGGTTTCTTCCGAAAACCTGACGATCTTCCAGAGGCCTTCTGGAAGTACCCCATGTACCATATTGGATTCCCCAAGTATTCAAATCAAGGATACTACAAGAATGCGTTTATTGGACTAACATTCCCTAATGATCTAGGAGGGGGCATCATTACTGGTGAAGATATATTGAAGAATATTTGGCAAGTGGAGTTGGGGTATTCTAAGTGGGTTGATCTTGCCATTTTGTTCGGAATGGTAATTGTTTACAGGCTCATGTTTTTGGGAATCATTAAATTTTGTGAAAAGGTTGTGCCAATGATCAAAGCTCTTCTAGCTGGTCTTGCCAAACCCAACAATGCACAGATAAGTGAGATAACCAATCCTCCTAGCCAAACTTTAATGTAG
- the LOC101315380 gene encoding F-box protein FBW2-like isoform 3: protein MEVDYEFRNWEELIPDALGLIFKNLTLDETLTVIPRVCKFWGRVVAGPYCWQEINIVEWSKCQSPQTIDRMLRMLVTRSSGLPRKLCVSGALNDQSFSFIADHAKSLRTLKLPRIAVSDLIVEQVAAKLSTITSLDLSYCKTVGAPALEAIGKHCKHLTKLRRCMYGWELDKDPQDKEGFAIAATMPKLKHLELRFMRISTEPVLQILLSCPELHLLNVVGCYSVKIDEKFVKNFSGLNVVGPEGSGWDDCSTFSVSSSYLDWDLMGVIHNEVEYDDFEEDMLDEAWEDGLGMEDGEAFGFYDSFCRDNAGFDWPPSP from the exons ATGGAGGTGGACTATGAGTTTAGGAATTGGGAGGAGCTTATACCTGATGCACTTGGCCTTATATTTAAGAATCTAACACTGGATGAGACCCTCACTGTGATCCCAAGAGTCTGCAAGTTTTGGGGAAGAGTAGTTGCAGGGCCTTATTGCTGGCAGGAGATCAACATTGTAGAATGGAGCAAGTGTCAGTCGCCTCAGACTATAGACCGAATGCTTAGGATGTTGGTCACCAGGAGCTCAGGTTTGCCCCGCAAGCTTTGTGTTTCTGGGGCTCTCAATGATCAGAGTTTTTCATTTATCGCGGACCA TGCCAAATCTCTTCGGACGCTGAAGCTGCCAAGAATTGCAGTAAGTGATTTGATAGTGGAACAGGTTGCTGCAAAGCTCTCTACCATAACTTCCTTGGATTTGAGCTACTGCAAAACTGTTGGGGCCCCTGCACTTGAGGCGATTGGAAAGCACTGTAAACATCTCACAAAGTTACGGAGATGTATGTATGGATGGGAACTTGACAAGGACCCTCAAGACAAGGAGGGTTTTGCAATAGCAGCCACAATGCCAAAACTCAAGCATCTTGAGCTACGCTTTATGCGTATTAGTACAGAACCTGTGCTTCAGATACTATTGAGCTGCCCTGAGCTCCATTTGCTAAATGTGGTAGGGTGCTACAGTGTAAAAATTGACGAAAAGTTTGTCAAGAACTTCTCAGGGCTGAATGTGGTTGGACCTGAAGGTTCAGGCTGGGATGATTGCTCTACTTTCTCGGTCTCTTCCAGCTACTTGGATTGGGACTTGATGGGCGTAATCCACAATGAGGTAGAGTATGATGATTTTGAGGAAGATATGTTAGATGAGGCCTGGGAAGACGGTTTAGGTATGGAGGATGGAGAAGCTTTTGGCTTCTATGATAGTTTTTGTCGTGATAATGCTGGGTTTGATTGGCCCCCATCTCCTTGA
- the LOC101300964 gene encoding uncharacterized protein LOC101300964 produces MSKAGYTVHPQKKAEVFQWFGNVKYPHGYAGNIARCIKMGENKISGLKTHDCHVLLQRLLPVVIRPYLQSDVVDTLVALSKFFQRIYAKELKKSDVRSLQEDIVYIMCKLERIFPPIFFDIMIHLMIHLPEQVLLASPVQYTWCYPNESAYLNDEDTVGESSGAGSSRQFNLSVVFNNVGPYGRLSNSERLSNDEIKEGHWCVLQHCEEAEPYFKSHLERQYEEFSASYDTELHLLAGGPESHRVRAGCFVNGVKFVTSERDEGHVTQNNGLMVEGLGFNYYGVLVSVIELIYGNRMPVVLFKCKWFNTDPSRRRSTILDRGLLSVDSNSVWYENEPFILVTMAKQVFYLDDPAMGEGWKVVQDSPHVVPDTEDIRVNNQHVPVIIGYLPVTQSELNSLQPRIPNHDDDNFIDDEYIEDD; encoded by the exons ATGTCGAAAGCAGGCTACACAGTTCATCCTCAAAAGAAGGCAGAAGTGTTTCAGTGGTTTGGAAACGTTAAGTATCCTCACGGGTATGCAGGGAATATCGCTCGATGTATTAAGATGGGGGAAAATAAGATTAGTGGGTTGAAGACTCATGACTGTCATGTTTTGCTACAACGTCTTCTTCCCGTGGTCATTAGACCGTATTTGCAGAGTGATGTGGTTGACACGTTAGTGGCTTTGTCAAAGTTCTTTCAGAGGATATACGCTAAAGAGCTTAAAAAGTCTGATGTTCGGTCATTGCAAGAAGACATTGTGTACATCATGTGCAAGCTGGAGAGGATCTTTCCCCCCATTTTCTTTGACATCATGATTCACCTCATGATCCACCTTCCCGAACAAGTGTTGCTTGCTAGTCCGGTACAGTATACCTGGTGTTATCCAAATGAGAG TGCATATCTCAATGATGAAGACACAGTGGGGGAATCATCTGGAGCGGGTAGTAGCCGGCAGTTCAATCTATCAGTTGTTTTCAACAATGTTGGACCGTACGGCAGGTTAAGTAATTCTGAAAGATTAAGTAATGATGAGATCAAAGAGGGTCATTGGTGTGTCCTTCAACATTGCGAAGAAGCCGAGCCATACTTCAAGTCCCATTTGGAAAGACAGTATG AAGAGTTTTCTGCTTCTTACGACACGGAGTTGCACTTATTGGCTGGAGGACCCGAAAGCCACAGAGTTCGTGCTGGATGTTTTGTGAACGGTGTTAAGTTTGTGACGTCAGAACGAGATGAAGGCCATGTCACCCAAAACAATGGACTCATGGTTGAGGGTCTGGGTTTCAACTACTACGGGGTTCTTGTCAGTGTCATCGAACTAATCTACGGCAACCGTATGCCAGTCGTGTTGTTCAAGTGCAAATGGTTCAATACTGACCCAAGTAGACGGAGGAGTACAATTTTAGATCGTGGCTTGTTATCAGTGGACTCAAACAGTGTGTGGTATGAGAATGAGCCGTTTATTCTTGTCACCATGGCGAAACAAGTGTTTTATCTTGATGATCCGGCTATGGGTGAGGGTTGGAAAGTGGTGCAG GATTCTCCACATGTAGTCCCTGATACTGAGGATATTCGTGTCAACAACCAACACGTTCCGGTTATCATAGGTTACCTTCCAGTTACACAATCTGAACTGAACTCGCTACAACCTCGCATCCCCAATCATGATGACGACAACTTCATAGATGACGAATACATAGAGGATGACTGA
- the LOC101314793 gene encoding uncharacterized protein LOC101314793: MSSSTSHHHHHLLLNPPPRSLFISATKTPNLLSLPTTTRPHFPISTSHSPPNPTHLASLRHRLNASSSSAAAGPPSSSAAEEFSFNLDYFLSVAELLCLASSAVVSIGYGLSSAVPGWKNAAFIGGTALGGGAAALVMAVGIGAWIRRRQWRRVSRETVKGGLEVNLFERIEKLEEDLRSSVTIVRVLSRQLEKLGIRFRVTRKALKEPIAETAALAQKNSEATRALAAQEDILEKELGETQKVLLALQEQQQKQFDLILAIAKSGKLLDNKHAHDQPESTIRTHDSSTDNSKQKEPQQI; the protein is encoded by the exons ATGTCATCCTCCACCTCTCACCACCACCACCACCTTCTCCTAAATCCGCCTCCTCGCTCCCTCTTCATCTCCGCCACCAAAACCCCCAACCTCCTCTCTCTCCCAACCACCACCCGCCCACATTTCCCAATCTCAACCTCCCACTCTCCCCCAAACCCCACCCACCTCGCCTCCCTTCGCCACCGCCTCAACGCCTCCTCCTCCTCCGCCGCCGCCGGACCTCCCTCCTCCTCCGCCGCCGAAGAGTTTTCCTTCAATCTGGACTATTTCCTCTCGGTCGCCGAGCTCCTCTGCCTGGCCTCCTCCGCCGTGGTCTCGATCGGTTATGGTCTGAGCTCGGCGGTTCCGGGGTGGAAGAATGCGGCGTTTATCGGGGGGACGGCTTTGGGCGGCGGTGCGGCGGCGTTGGTGATGGCGGTGGGGATTGGGGCGTGGATTCGGAGGCGGCAGTGGAGGAGGGTGAGTAGGGAGACGGTGAAGGGCGGCCTGGAGGTGAATTTGTTTGAGAGGATTGAGAAGTTGGAAGAGGATTTGAGAAGCTCGGTGACGATTGTTAGGGTTTTGTCCAGGCAGCTTGAGAAATTGGGGATTAGGTTTCGGGTTACGAGAAAGGCCTTGAAGGAGCCCATTGCTGAG ACTGCAGCTTTGGCTCAAAAGAACTCTGAGGCCACTCGAGCGTTGGCAGCGCAAGAAGACATTCTGGAAAAGGAGCTTGGAGAAACTCAAAAGGTTTTACTGGCATTGCAG GAGCAACAGCAGAAACAATTTGACCTGATTCTTGCCATTGCAAAAAGTGGGAAGCTTTTGGACAACAAACATGCACATGATCAACCAGAGAGTACCATTAGAACACATGATTCAAGTACAGACAATTCAAAACAGAAGGAACCCCAGCAGATATAA
- the LOC101315089 gene encoding uncharacterized protein LOC101315089: MEELRKLEEVQRTLTFLQSRSITSTSSNDSDDCNCFLSKLTLLLVQPCGELDLEQKCALVSGYMPKISAAILDEASGKLTGKGYEENYVEKSSLFDFGHKSKSGPLQTNFEEIAMVGLHAMQRANSTLEDFCRSYFMFHGMDINNPQSVFQYLPMLSFVESYIYQLDDLNEKMVQASSSEMIISETGVELGGHGQISQSSNVFKSYPFRPLEYLLESHGLLTKRMQDEFKSGEEYWALERKLCHALQNKLQISVEDVIKAIHLKSFDYRVLNLLLYELRGEKIDELHMEFLSVSEFLVEVADDLFDYEEDVLENNFNILRMFVRIYGASAPTVLAKYITEAEEKYNQVLKALDPQLSLHYQRRCVEATEEGGNVSGYPLGTWSIPPLILDEEFCRSSLLHTK; this comes from the exons ATGGAAGAGTTGAGAAAACTAGAAGAGGTACAGAGAACACTGACGTTTCTCCAATCTCGAAGCATCACATCGACGTCGTCTAATGACAGTGACGACTGTAATTGCTTCCTCTCCAAGCTCACCCTCCTCCTG GTACAACCTTGTGGGGAGCTTGATTTGGAACAGAAGTGTGCTTTGGTTTCTGGGTATATGCCAAAG ATATCTGCTGCAATTCTTGATGAAGCATCTGGCAAGCTCACTGGCAAAG GCTATGAAGAAAATTATGTTGAAAAATCTTCGCTCTTTGACTTTGGCCACAAGTCAAAGTCTGGTCCATTGCAAACTAATTTTGAAGAAATAGCTATGGTTGGACTGCATGCAATGCAACGAGCAAATTCAACCCTTGAAGATTTT TGCAGGTCTTATTTTATGTTTCATGGCATGGATATTAACAACCCACAATCAGTATTCCAATATCTCCCTATGCTTTCATTTGTAGAAAGTTACATTTATCAG CTTGACGATTTGAATGAAAAGATGGTGCAAGCATCAAGCAGCGAAATGATAATTTCAGAAACAGGAGTTGAATTG GGAGGTCATGGGCAAATTTCTCAGTCTTCAAATGTGTTCAAAAGTTATCCTTTCAGGCCACTGGAATATTTACTTGAATCCCATGGCCTTTTGACAAAGAG AATGCAAGATGAATTTAAGTCCGGAGAAGAGTATTGGGCTTTGGAAAGAAAGCTTTGTCATGCACTTCAGAATAAATTGCAG ATCTCCGTTGAAGACGTAATAAAGGCAATTCATCTCAAATCCTTTGATTATCGAGTGCTGAATCTTTTACTGTACGAGTTGCGAGGAGAAAAG ATTGATGAGCTGCACATGGAATTTCTATCTGTCTCAGAATTCCTAGTTGAGGTAGCTGATGATCT GTTTGACTACGAG GAGGATGTATTAGAAAATAATTTCAATATATTGCGCATGTTTGTCAGAATATATGGAGCTTCTGCCCCGACGGTGCTG GCAAAATACATAACGGAGGCCGAAGAGAAGTACAATCAAGTGTTGAAAGCATTGGATCCTCAGCTGTCCTTGCATTACCAGAGAAGATGTGTAGAAGCCACTGAAGAAG GAGGGAATGTGTCGGGGTATCCTCTCGGAACATGGAGCATACCACCTCTAATACTAGACGAGGAATTCTGTCGATCCAGTCTCTTACATACAAAATAA